The following coding sequences lie in one Arthrobacter sp. PGP41 genomic window:
- a CDS encoding AI-2E family transporter: MTDKTDESSAAPENPVGGQPPAAAPQGPAAARRKRPAAAALGLLLHRLRQPLPGAQPRLRFEMPPEYSRQNGEGASHDSAVQPQFGSPGPRISPQHPLYLGFMGTVGVGLALLVYWIGSNTTQLLLWIVAALFIALGLEPVVGWLESRKIPRPAGILVSVTVLVSAVVGFFATLIPTIVEQVTQIVEQAPVWIRDFIDSDFFRSLDDQFGVRDRITEELEKFVNDPAAMGGIFGGVVGFGSTVANGLFGTLIVLVLSLYFLAALPAMKKWGYRLAPRSRRHRVEALSEEITRSVGNYVIGQAVVALLNATFAFIVMSIVGIPFALLLAFVVALLAFIPLVGGMIAGIVVLLVSLTEGWQAAAVYAICYFAYLQFEAYFISPRIMQKAVAVPGAVAVISVIAGGSLLGVLGALIAIPTAAAVLLLVREIYIVRQDQH; the protein is encoded by the coding sequence GTGACTGACAAGACGGACGAATCCTCCGCGGCGCCAGAGAACCCGGTGGGTGGGCAGCCGCCGGCAGCCGCTCCGCAGGGTCCTGCAGCTGCCCGCAGGAAGAGGCCCGCCGCGGCCGCCCTCGGGTTGCTCCTTCACCGCCTGCGCCAGCCCCTCCCCGGCGCCCAGCCCCGGCTCCGGTTCGAAATGCCGCCGGAGTACTCCCGCCAGAACGGGGAAGGCGCCAGCCATGACAGCGCGGTACAGCCGCAGTTCGGCAGTCCCGGCCCCCGGATCTCGCCGCAGCATCCCCTGTACCTGGGCTTCATGGGCACGGTGGGCGTCGGACTTGCCCTGCTGGTCTACTGGATTGGCTCCAACACCACGCAGCTGCTGCTGTGGATTGTGGCTGCGCTGTTCATAGCGCTGGGGCTCGAACCTGTGGTCGGCTGGCTGGAAAGCCGGAAGATCCCCCGGCCCGCGGGAATCCTGGTGTCCGTCACGGTGCTGGTAAGCGCCGTCGTCGGCTTTTTTGCCACCCTCATTCCCACCATCGTGGAGCAGGTCACGCAGATCGTCGAGCAGGCACCGGTGTGGATCCGGGACTTCATCGACTCCGACTTTTTCCGCAGCCTGGATGACCAGTTCGGCGTGCGCGACCGGATCACAGAGGAACTGGAGAAGTTCGTCAACGACCCCGCCGCTATGGGCGGGATTTTCGGCGGCGTGGTGGGCTTTGGCTCCACCGTGGCCAACGGCCTCTTCGGCACCCTGATTGTCCTGGTGCTGAGCCTGTACTTCCTTGCCGCCCTGCCAGCAATGAAGAAGTGGGGCTACCGGCTTGCTCCGCGGTCGCGGCGGCACCGCGTTGAAGCGCTGTCCGAGGAAATCACCCGATCGGTGGGCAACTATGTGATCGGCCAGGCGGTGGTTGCCCTCCTGAACGCCACCTTCGCCTTCATAGTGATGTCCATCGTGGGCATCCCTTTCGCCCTGCTGCTGGCGTTCGTGGTGGCCCTGCTGGCGTTCATTCCGCTGGTGGGCGGCATGATTGCGGGGATCGTGGTGCTGCTGGTTTCGCTCACCGAGGGCTGGCAGGCGGCGGCGGTCTACGCGATCTGCTACTTCGCCTACCTGCAGTTCGAGGCCTACTTCATCTCCCCGCGCATCATGCAGAAGGCCGTGGCGGTCCCCGGCGCCGTGGCCGTCATTTCAGTCATTGCCGGCGGCAGCCTGCTGGGCGTGCTCGGCGCGCTGATCGCCATTCCGACGGCGGCCGCCGTCCTGCTGCTGGTCAGGGAGATCTACATCGTCAGGCAGGACCAGCACTAG
- the nucS gene encoding endonuclease NucS, with amino-acid sequence MRLVIARCSVDYVGRLKAHLPLATRLLLVKADGSVLVHSDGGSYKPLNWMSPPATLRVTSPEDVDLELGVVEQWTVQSAKTDDRLIINIHEKLDESSHDLGVDPGLIKDGVEADLQRLLAEQIETLGTGYSLIRREYFTAIGPVDILARDAEGATVAIELKRRGDIDGVEQLTRYLELLNRDPLLAPVRGIFAAQQIKPQAKVLANDRGIDCVTLDYDAMRGVDDSESRLF; translated from the coding sequence GTGCGACTTGTCATAGCCCGATGCTCCGTTGATTACGTTGGCCGGCTGAAAGCCCATCTCCCGCTGGCCACCAGGCTCCTGCTGGTGAAGGCCGACGGCTCCGTCCTGGTCCATTCCGACGGCGGTTCCTACAAACCGCTCAACTGGATGAGCCCGCCGGCGACGCTCCGGGTGACCTCCCCCGAGGACGTGGACCTCGAGCTCGGGGTGGTGGAGCAGTGGACCGTCCAGTCGGCCAAGACCGACGACCGGCTCATCATCAACATCCACGAAAAGCTCGACGAGTCCTCGCACGACCTCGGCGTGGACCCCGGGCTCATCAAGGACGGCGTGGAAGCGGACCTGCAGCGCCTGCTGGCGGAACAGATTGAAACACTGGGAACCGGCTACTCCCTCATCCGCCGGGAATACTTCACGGCCATCGGCCCGGTGGACATCCTTGCACGCGACGCCGAGGGCGCCACTGTGGCCATTGAGCTGAAGCGCCGCGGTGACATAGACGGCGTGGAACAGTTGACGCGGTACTTGGAACTGCTCAACCGCGACCCCCTTCTTGCCCCGGTCCGCGGGATCTTTGCGGCCCAGCAAATCAAGCCGCAGGCAAAGGTCCTCGCCAATGACCGCGGGATCGACTGCGTGACCCTCGATTACGACGCCATGCGTGGCGTTGACGACAGCGAGTCACGGCTTTTCTGA
- a CDS encoding ATP/GTP-binding protein translates to MPRSNRPRRPVSGKGSGSGKAGAGKRGGQDVPELDLERARAGIARRESAPDGEWMVRTMTARNAEKTYICPECSTAVLPGVAHLVVWKDDHLFGAAAGLAERRHWHTNCWMSRSYRYR, encoded by the coding sequence ATGCCGCGCTCCAACCGTCCCCGCCGTCCCGTATCCGGAAAGGGTTCCGGGTCCGGAAAAGCGGGCGCCGGAAAGAGGGGCGGCCAGGACGTCCCCGAGCTTGACCTCGAACGGGCACGTGCAGGCATCGCGCGGCGGGAGAGTGCGCCCGACGGCGAATGGATGGTCCGCACCATGACCGCCCGGAACGCCGAGAAGACCTACATATGTCCGGAATGCTCCACGGCGGTGCTGCCCGGCGTTGCCCATCTGGTGGTCTGGAAAGACGACCACCTGTTCGGGGCCGCTGCCGGCCTGGCCGAGCGGCGGCACTGGCACACCAACTGCTGGATGTCGCGCAGTTACCGCTACCGCTAG
- a CDS encoding F0F1 ATP synthase subunit gamma, with amino-acid sequence MGAQIRVYRQKISSTTSMRKIFKAMELIATSRIGKARARVAASLPYANAITRAVSAVASQSEIDHPLTTEPEQIRRAAVLVITSDRGLAGSYSASVLKQVEGLNELLHAEGKEVKTYLVGRKAQAYYEFRNREYARVWTGGTDAPEFATAREIGEALLTDFATDYEEGGVDEIHVVYTRFKSMVTQEPTVIRLLPLEVVEEQAASESDLLPLYEFEPETEQVLDALLPRYIESRIFAAMLQAAASELAARQRAMKSAGDNATDLIKKYTRLRNTARQAEITQELSEIVAGADALAS; translated from the coding sequence ATGGGAGCCCAGATTCGGGTCTACCGCCAGAAGATCAGCTCGACCACGTCGATGCGCAAGATCTTCAAGGCGATGGAACTGATCGCTACCTCGCGCATCGGCAAGGCCCGTGCGCGCGTAGCAGCTTCACTGCCTTACGCGAACGCGATCACGCGCGCCGTTTCTGCTGTCGCAAGCCAAAGCGAAATCGACCACCCGCTGACCACTGAGCCGGAGCAGATCCGCCGTGCCGCCGTCCTGGTAATCACCTCGGACCGTGGCCTGGCCGGATCGTACTCGGCGAGCGTGCTCAAGCAGGTGGAGGGTCTCAACGAGCTGCTCCACGCTGAAGGCAAGGAAGTCAAGACGTACCTCGTCGGACGCAAGGCGCAGGCCTACTACGAATTCCGGAACCGTGAGTATGCACGGGTCTGGACCGGAGGCACCGACGCACCGGAGTTTGCCACCGCCCGGGAAATCGGCGAGGCGCTGCTGACGGATTTCGCAACCGACTATGAAGAGGGCGGCGTGGACGAGATCCACGTGGTCTACACCCGCTTCAAGTCCATGGTTACCCAGGAGCCCACGGTCATCCGCCTGCTTCCCTTGGAAGTAGTGGAAGAGCAAGCCGCTTCCGAATCGGACCTGTTGCCGCTGTACGAGTTCGAGCCGGAAACCGAGCAGGTTCTTGATGCCCTGCTTCCGCGCTACATCGAGTCCCGCATCTTCGCGGCCATGCTGCAGGCTGCGGCTTCGGAACTTGCTGCGCGCCAGCGGGCCATGAAGTCCGCGGGCGACAACGCGACGGACCTCATCAAGAAGTACACGCGTCTGCGCAACACGGCCCGTCAGGCTGAAATTACGCAGGAGCTTTCCGAGATAGTTGCCGGCGCCGACGCCCTCGCGTCCTAG
- a CDS encoding F0F1 ATP synthase subunit epsilon produces the protein MAELEVEIVAADHFVWSGAAKMVKARTSDGEIGILPGHSPLLAILAEGELAIQPVSGDRISVEVDGGFFSVDNNRVVIVADNAHLGGSATAGIR, from the coding sequence ATGGCTGAGCTTGAGGTTGAGATTGTCGCAGCAGACCACTTTGTGTGGTCCGGAGCGGCCAAGATGGTCAAGGCCCGCACCAGCGATGGTGAAATCGGAATCCTGCCCGGCCACTCGCCCCTGCTGGCGATCCTGGCCGAGGGTGAACTGGCCATCCAGCCGGTTTCGGGAGACCGCATTTCGGTAGAGGTCGACGGCGGGTTCTTCTCCGTTGACAACAACCGTGTGGTCATTGTTGCTGACAACGCCCATCTGGGCGGCTCGGCTACCGCTGGGATCCGCTAG
- a CDS encoding bifunctional lysylphosphatidylglycerol flippase/synthetase MprF, whose translation MSADRQVRTAALAWSTVGRPAVQQATAALKSMPFTLAVLGIFLAAGAVTGSFAAGPPERLLWLAGVSGPGLRDGNWWSLFTSLFFATNPLAYLAASLMIVLLLGLAERKLGTRASIALLLGGQFAAVTLFLLATQLAGYAEDGWLDRMADDILIGPYAPLLTAGLAGSARLPVLWQRRLRTAALSVSLLLVLYVGHAETVLGLLGALLGLVAGWWIQGDQGQLHRHRSTGRETRNLLALTVAVFAVGPILTGIARAPTGPLALLRDMVLNPIPTLGQLALNCGSTVEASCLEAGRAGFAGPLGLALAVVPVVLLLICADGMRRGRRLALNIALAIQLAVTALAAVYLALFALLPARGPGPQSGPMGSAFAHVLPLVVVPLLLALVLWLNRRQFRVQTAPSARRVLGAVVGGSWLALAGSYAVAWFWAGGLTRDGGVLGLLAELARQYVPVPIPQYYHRIFADRNTVESMLFAYSGPVFWVIALAAVWWVLLGKAHGTDSGAEDRERARALLRQGGGPLSWMALWEPNSYWFSPDGKGAVAFQQHGSVALTLGGAFGPSDAQQSVTEGFLAYCRGHALIPALYSCDDSVWPALKERGFSRVAVAQETRLPIRQLEFKGKEWQNVRTALNRAAKLGVHAVWGPYHSLPAALRSRLSEVSEEWAAGKSVPEMGFTLGGVDELEDDEVLCCLAVDAGGTVHGVTSWLPVYDGGRLVSRTLDVMRRGSEGFPGVMEFLIASAVLELRGSVEVISLSGSPLASRPGDQGGSSAYGSADEAGEESGAQAEPENLVRILDLVGHALEPVYGFRSLAAFKSRFKPEYRALYLYYQDPLHLPAIGRALTRAYLPGLSLPQGARLVRKLVK comes from the coding sequence GTGAGTGCCGACAGGCAGGTCCGCACTGCCGCCCTTGCCTGGTCCACGGTGGGCCGGCCCGCCGTGCAGCAGGCCACGGCGGCGCTGAAGTCAATGCCCTTCACGCTTGCCGTGCTCGGCATCTTCCTGGCGGCAGGTGCAGTAACCGGGAGCTTCGCGGCCGGGCCGCCCGAAAGACTGCTCTGGCTTGCGGGCGTGAGCGGCCCGGGGCTCCGGGACGGCAACTGGTGGTCGCTGTTCACCAGCCTGTTCTTCGCCACGAATCCGCTGGCCTACCTGGCCGCGTCGCTGATGATCGTGCTGCTGCTGGGACTCGCTGAACGCAAACTCGGCACCCGTGCTTCCATCGCACTCCTGCTGGGCGGACAGTTTGCCGCCGTCACGCTGTTCCTGCTGGCAACCCAGCTTGCCGGCTACGCGGAGGACGGCTGGCTGGACAGGATGGCTGACGACATCCTGATCGGTCCGTATGCGCCGCTGCTCACTGCAGGGCTTGCAGGCAGCGCCCGGCTCCCGGTCCTGTGGCAGCGCAGGCTGCGGACCGCGGCCCTTTCGGTTTCCCTCCTGCTGGTCCTCTATGTGGGACACGCTGAAACCGTCCTCGGCCTGCTGGGGGCACTGCTGGGGCTGGTTGCGGGTTGGTGGATCCAAGGGGACCAGGGCCAGCTGCACCGGCACCGGTCAACCGGGCGTGAAACGAGGAACCTCCTGGCCCTCACGGTGGCAGTCTTCGCCGTCGGTCCCATCCTGACGGGGATCGCGCGGGCACCCACAGGACCCCTGGCGCTCCTCCGCGACATGGTGCTGAACCCGATCCCGACGCTGGGGCAGCTGGCGCTCAACTGCGGCAGCACCGTGGAGGCATCCTGCCTTGAGGCCGGCCGTGCCGGTTTCGCGGGCCCGCTGGGCCTGGCGCTGGCAGTGGTTCCCGTGGTCCTGCTGCTGATTTGCGCTGACGGCATGCGGCGCGGCCGGCGGCTGGCCCTGAACATTGCCCTCGCCATCCAGCTTGCCGTCACAGCCCTGGCCGCCGTCTATCTCGCCCTGTTCGCGCTGTTGCCCGCGCGCGGGCCAGGACCGCAGTCGGGGCCGATGGGGTCGGCTTTTGCCCACGTCCTTCCGCTGGTTGTGGTGCCGCTGCTGCTGGCGCTCGTTCTGTGGCTGAACCGGCGGCAGTTCCGGGTGCAGACAGCACCGTCAGCCCGGCGGGTGCTTGGCGCAGTGGTGGGCGGGTCCTGGCTCGCCCTGGCGGGGTCCTACGCCGTTGCCTGGTTCTGGGCGGGAGGACTTACCCGCGACGGCGGCGTGCTGGGTCTCCTGGCCGAGCTGGCCAGGCAATATGTCCCCGTGCCCATCCCGCAGTATTACCACCGCATTTTCGCTGACCGCAACACCGTGGAGTCCATGCTCTTTGCCTATTCGGGACCGGTGTTCTGGGTCATCGCGCTGGCAGCCGTGTGGTGGGTGCTCCTGGGCAAGGCCCACGGTACCGATTCCGGTGCGGAGGACAGGGAGAGGGCGCGGGCATTGCTGCGCCAGGGCGGCGGCCCGCTCTCCTGGATGGCCCTGTGGGAACCCAACAGTTATTGGTTCAGTCCTGACGGCAAGGGTGCGGTGGCCTTCCAGCAGCATGGCAGCGTTGCGCTGACGCTCGGCGGCGCTTTCGGGCCCTCCGACGCCCAGCAGTCCGTGACCGAAGGGTTCCTGGCGTACTGCCGGGGGCATGCCCTGATTCCCGCGCTCTACTCGTGCGATGACTCCGTGTGGCCTGCCCTGAAGGAGCGTGGGTTTTCCCGGGTTGCCGTTGCCCAGGAGACCCGCCTGCCGATCCGCCAGCTCGAGTTCAAGGGTAAAGAGTGGCAGAACGTCCGGACAGCCCTTAACCGGGCTGCGAAGCTGGGCGTGCATGCCGTGTGGGGACCCTACCACTCGCTGCCGGCGGCACTCCGGTCCAGGCTGAGCGAGGTTTCCGAGGAATGGGCAGCCGGGAAATCCGTGCCCGAGATGGGCTTCACCCTGGGCGGCGTGGATGAACTCGAGGATGACGAGGTGCTGTGCTGCCTTGCCGTGGATGCGGGCGGGACCGTTCACGGGGTGACCAGTTGGCTTCCCGTCTACGACGGCGGGCGGCTGGTCAGCCGGACGCTGGACGTAATGCGGCGCGGCAGCGAGGGCTTTCCCGGCGTGATGGAGTTCCTCATCGCCTCCGCCGTGCTGGAGCTGCGCGGATCCGTGGAGGTCATCTCGCTGTCCGGGTCTCCGCTGGCAAGCCGTCCCGGGGACCAGGGAGGAAGCTCTGCTTATGGTTCCGCTGACGAGGCCGGCGAAGAGTCCGGTGCCCAGGCGGAGCCGGAGAACCTCGTGCGCATCCTGGACCTGGTGGGGCACGCCCTTGAGCCTGTGTACGGTTTCCGGTCCCTGGCCGCATTCAAGTCCAGGTTCAAGCCCGAGTACCGCGCGCTCTACCTCTACTACCAGGACCCGCTGCACCTGCCGGCCATTGGCCGCGCCCTGACCCGCGCCTACCTGCCCGGGCTTTCGCTGCCGCAGGGCGCCCGCCTGGTACGGAAACTGGTGAAATAG
- the atpD gene encoding F0F1 ATP synthase subunit beta, which produces MTATATEHVAATSGATGRIARVIGPVVDVEFPADAIPSIYNALTTEITLNGVTKTITFETSQHLGDNLVRAISLQATDGLVRGTSVVDSGAPISVPVGDGVKGHIFNVLGQPLDVAESELDISERWPIHRKAPSFASLEGSTEMLETGIKVIDLLTPYIKGGKIGLFGGAGVGKTVLIQEMITRVARNFGGTSVFAGVGERTREGNDLWVEMEEAGVLKDTALVFGQMDEPPGTRLRVALSALTMAEYFRDVQNQDVLLFIDNIFRFTQAGSEVSTLLGRMPSAVGYQPNLADEMGLLQERITSTKGHSITSMQAIYVPADDYTDPAPATTFAHLDATTELSREIASRGLYPAVDPLTSTSRILDPQYIGKDHYNTAVRVKQILQKNKELQDIIAILGVDELSEEDKIVVSRARRIQQFLSQNTYTAKQFTGVEGSTVSIKDTVEGFSAICDGELDHIAEQAFFNVGGLDDVERQWAKIQEQTK; this is translated from the coding sequence ATGACTGCCACTGCTACCGAACACGTAGCCGCAACGTCCGGTGCCACCGGCCGCATTGCGCGCGTAATCGGCCCGGTTGTCGACGTCGAATTCCCGGCTGACGCAATCCCGTCCATCTACAACGCCCTCACCACCGAGATTACTCTCAACGGTGTAACCAAGACCATCACGTTCGAGACCTCCCAGCACCTGGGTGACAACCTCGTCCGCGCCATCTCCCTGCAGGCCACCGACGGACTTGTCCGCGGCACGTCCGTCGTGGACAGCGGCGCCCCGATCTCCGTGCCCGTCGGCGACGGCGTCAAGGGCCACATCTTCAACGTCCTGGGCCAGCCCCTCGACGTAGCCGAGTCGGAACTGGACATCAGCGAACGCTGGCCCATCCACCGCAAGGCACCGAGCTTCGCCTCGCTCGAAGGTTCCACCGAGATGCTGGAAACCGGCATCAAGGTCATCGACCTCCTTACCCCCTACATCAAGGGTGGAAAGATCGGCCTGTTCGGCGGCGCCGGCGTGGGCAAGACCGTCCTGATCCAAGAAATGATCACCCGTGTTGCCCGCAACTTCGGTGGTACCTCGGTATTCGCCGGCGTGGGCGAGCGCACCCGTGAAGGTAACGACCTCTGGGTTGAAATGGAAGAGGCAGGGGTCCTCAAGGACACCGCCCTTGTGTTCGGCCAGATGGACGAGCCGCCGGGAACGCGCCTGCGCGTGGCCCTGTCCGCGCTGACCATGGCGGAGTACTTCCGCGATGTCCAGAACCAGGACGTGCTGCTCTTCATCGACAACATCTTCCGCTTCACGCAGGCAGGTTCCGAGGTCTCCACCCTCCTCGGCCGCATGCCCTCCGCCGTGGGCTACCAGCCGAACCTGGCTGACGAGATGGGCCTCCTGCAGGAGCGCATCACCTCCACCAAGGGCCACTCCATCACCTCGATGCAGGCCATCTACGTCCCCGCGGATGACTACACCGACCCGGCTCCGGCAACCACCTTTGCGCACCTGGATGCGACCACGGAACTTTCCCGTGAAATCGCCTCCCGCGGCCTGTACCCGGCAGTTGACCCGCTGACGTCCACCTCCCGCATCCTGGACCCCCAGTACATCGGCAAGGACCACTACAACACGGCTGTCCGTGTCAAGCAGATCCTGCAGAAGAACAAGGAACTCCAGGACATCATCGCCATCCTCGGCGTTGACGAACTCTCCGAAGAGGACAAGATCGTCGTGTCGCGTGCACGCCGCATCCAGCAGTTCCTCTCGCAGAACACCTACACCGCCAAGCAGTTCACCGGCGTCGAAGGTTCCACGGTTTCCATCAAGGACACCGTCGAAGGCTTCTCCGCCATCTGCGACGGAGAGCTCGACCACATCGCAGAGCAGGCGTTCTTCAACGTCGGCGGCCTGGATGACGTAGAGCGCCAGTGGGCCAAGATCCAGGAACAGACCAAGTAA
- a CDS encoding DUF2550 domain-containing protein, translating to MDAPGLFIALAVAFGLLIFALCLSGVRRFNLRRALGTVDASICMAGNSWQMGVCRYQDNDLEWFRLLSLSVRPKHKFKRHSLELLGRRKPTEAEAVKVQPDVVIVELRYEGRDMRLAMNFDAYTGLSSWLEAGPVIGVGTWR from the coding sequence ATGGACGCACCGGGTCTGTTCATCGCCTTGGCAGTCGCTTTTGGATTGCTGATATTTGCACTGTGCCTTTCGGGGGTACGCCGCTTCAATCTGCGGCGTGCCCTCGGCACGGTGGACGCCTCCATTTGCATGGCTGGAAACAGCTGGCAGATGGGGGTTTGTCGTTATCAGGACAACGACCTTGAATGGTTCCGGCTGCTCTCCCTCAGCGTGCGGCCCAAGCACAAGTTCAAGCGGCATTCCCTGGAACTGCTCGGCCGGCGGAAGCCCACGGAGGCCGAGGCCGTCAAGGTGCAGCCCGACGTCGTCATTGTTGAACTGCGGTACGAGGGCCGGGACATGCGCCTCGCCATGAACTTCGACGCCTACACGGGCCTTTCTTCCTGGCTGGAAGCCGGCCCGGTCATCGGCGTAGGTACTTGGCGCTAG
- a CDS encoding alpha/beta hydrolase has translation MDWFFDIRLIDGPVYWASLVLGVAGAAYLLLPPSAVARRSWLLKVIAAAAAAFALVASIHWALINVFSVFPENIPDAVLLWVVPGVAALILVLLRIPRNTWRRRTAGLVAALLVAALSAVQINAYFGLNKTVSDLLGAALARIPTLEQELMRQPGQSDGAALRGWEPQGDVPAEGELRKAFIPGEKSGMNARDAYIYLPPAYFAKNRPALPVLVLIAGQPGGPADWLTGGALQSHLDSYAASHGGVAPVVVVPDANGSQSANTMCMDSRIAHADTYLSEDVPNWIKSTLAVDTNHRRWAAGGFSFGGTCALQLGTRHPDLFPAVLSFSGEAEPAIAKERQKTIDASFPGDPDAFNRQTPLAIMKQQRFEGSGMYLTAGKDDPEFVAYLRTLAAAATEAGFTVRAHEVEQTGHSWDTSSKRIADALDFLAERWGIVR, from the coding sequence GTGGACTGGTTCTTCGACATCCGGCTCATCGACGGGCCGGTATATTGGGCTTCCCTCGTCCTCGGGGTGGCCGGTGCCGCCTACCTGCTGCTGCCCCCGTCCGCCGTCGCCAGGCGGAGCTGGCTCTTGAAAGTCATCGCCGCCGCGGCTGCCGCTTTCGCCCTGGTGGCTTCCATCCACTGGGCCCTCATCAACGTCTTCTCGGTCTTCCCGGAAAACATTCCCGATGCCGTCCTCCTGTGGGTGGTGCCAGGCGTCGCCGCCCTGATCCTCGTCCTCCTGAGGATTCCCCGAAACACGTGGCGCCGGCGTACGGCGGGCCTCGTGGCAGCCCTCTTGGTGGCGGCACTTTCGGCAGTGCAGATCAACGCCTACTTTGGCCTCAACAAGACGGTCAGCGACCTCCTTGGCGCGGCACTCGCCAGGATTCCCACGTTGGAGCAGGAGCTGATGCGGCAGCCGGGACAGTCCGACGGCGCCGCCCTCCGCGGGTGGGAGCCGCAAGGGGACGTCCCTGCCGAAGGCGAGCTGCGAAAGGCCTTTATCCCCGGAGAAAAGTCCGGGATGAACGCCCGGGACGCGTACATCTACCTGCCGCCAGCCTATTTCGCCAAAAACCGGCCAGCCCTGCCGGTGCTGGTCCTGATCGCCGGACAGCCGGGGGGCCCCGCTGACTGGCTGACCGGCGGAGCCCTGCAGTCCCATCTGGACTCCTATGCCGCCTCGCATGGCGGAGTGGCGCCCGTGGTGGTGGTTCCCGACGCCAACGGCTCGCAGTCCGCCAACACCATGTGCATGGACAGCCGGATAGCCCATGCCGATACGTATCTTTCCGAGGACGTGCCGAACTGGATAAAGTCCACCCTCGCCGTGGACACTAACCACCGCAGGTGGGCGGCCGGCGGTTTCTCCTTCGGCGGAACCTGCGCACTGCAGCTCGGAACCAGGCATCCGGACCTGTTTCCCGCAGTCCTGTCGTTCTCCGGCGAAGCAGAGCCGGCCATCGCGAAGGAACGCCAAAAGACCATTGACGCTTCCTTTCCCGGGGACCCCGATGCCTTCAACCGGCAGACACCCCTGGCCATCATGAAGCAACAGCGGTTCGAAGGCAGCGGCATGTACCTGACGGCCGGCAAGGACGACCCGGAATTCGTTGCCTATCTCCGCACCTTGGCTGCAGCAGCCACGGAGGCCGGCTTCACGGTACGCGCCCACGAAGTTGAGCAAACCGGGCACTCCTGGGACACCTCCTCGAAGCGCATTGCCGACGCCCTGGACTTCCTGGCCGAGCGGTGGGGGATAGTCCGGTGA
- a CDS encoding cold-shock protein, protein MAQGTVKWFNAEKGFGFITPDDSDGDVFVHYSEIQTGGFKTLDENQRVQFEIGQGAKGPQATGVTLV, encoded by the coding sequence ATGGCACAGGGAACCGTCAAGTGGTTCAACGCTGAAAAGGGCTTCGGCTTCATTACCCCGGATGACTCGGACGGGGACGTTTTTGTCCACTACTCCGAAATCCAGACCGGCGGCTTCAAGACCCTCGACGAGAACCAGCGGGTTCAGTTCGAAATCGGCCAGGGCGCCAAGGGTCCCCAGGCTACCGGCGTAACGCTGGTCTAG
- a CDS encoding alpha/beta hydrolase: MTFDPASYEFHQAAGPAPIRASTVLPAKRELVKLDTEDGHTLVAELALPESGPVNATLITLHPLPTHGGFMDSHVYRKASYRLPALAGVAVLRFNTRGTASPHGTSSGAFDEGVGERHDMEAAVRFAVERGLPNRWLVGWSFGTELALMYGAVEPVASLIEGAVLLSPPLHRATDKDLLQWAASGKPLTVLVPEHDDFLKPAEAAERFSLVPQARVVGVDGAKHLWVGEKYASRVLNEIVDDVTEAGSGAAGLPHEWNGPAATASA, encoded by the coding sequence ATGACTTTTGATCCGGCGTCGTACGAATTCCACCAGGCCGCAGGGCCGGCCCCCATCCGTGCCTCAACCGTGCTGCCCGCCAAACGTGAGCTGGTGAAGCTGGATACGGAAGACGGACACACCCTGGTGGCCGAGCTGGCGCTGCCGGAATCCGGCCCCGTGAATGCCACGTTGATCACCCTGCATCCCCTTCCTACGCACGGCGGTTTCATGGACTCGCATGTCTACCGCAAGGCGTCCTACCGGCTGCCGGCGCTCGCGGGCGTCGCCGTGCTGCGGTTCAATACCCGCGGAACCGCCTCCCCGCACGGAACCAGCAGCGGGGCCTTCGACGAGGGCGTCGGGGAACGCCATGACATGGAGGCCGCGGTCCGCTTCGCCGTCGAGCGGGGCCTGCCCAACCGCTGGCTGGTGGGATGGTCCTTTGGCACGGAACTCGCACTCATGTACGGAGCCGTAGAGCCGGTGGCGTCCCTGATTGAGGGCGCCGTCCTGCTCTCGCCCCCGCTGCACCGCGCCACGGACAAGGACCTGCTCCAGTGGGCCGCATCAGGAAAGCCGCTCACAGTGCTGGTGCCGGAGCATGACGACTTCCTCAAGCCTGCCGAGGCGGCCGAACGCTTCAGCCTGGTCCCGCAGGCCCGCGTGGTGGGCGTGGACGGCGCAAAGCACCTGTGGGTGGGGGAGAAGTACGCCTCCCGGGTGCTCAACGAAATTGTGGATGACGTCACCGAGGCGGGATCGGGCGCTGCCGGACTGCCGCACGAATGGAACGGGCCCGCGGCAACAGCTTCAGCCTAG